In Pseudomonas saudiphocaensis, one DNA window encodes the following:
- a CDS encoding glycoside hydrolase family 5 protein, which translates to MSLNALSGSRKSLLGAITLSALFGFASLAPMSTTAAAAQTAASTQHAAQLNNFTSNDWNKGTWRASPGVSIPATAANKAAFKKDGKIRLGDGQIRTIKAIYFSGAHMSLMLDGAQLNANSVGHPKSVTALASAATPAPSQPAPAPTPGNNNGAHSSAINDYTNNDWIKGVWRKSAGFSLPTTAANRDVFKPGASVRLADGQVRTVTAIYISGNNMSVMLNGATIGANLGHPNKLFAATATTQPSTPTTPSTPAPAPAPTKPAPTPTPAPNPTPTPAPVADSGQTVTLNAFNGKDFTGGIYLTSPGFSVKDTPANQAAFHKGAKVRFADGQIRTVKVVYRSGGNMTVLVDGGAIDGKAVGYPRTISVSSTGFSQPRPGNGSPSQGGSTGGTPINLVGVNLAGAEFSAGNSASDSLPGRYLIHYIYPGEADFKRYADLGMKLVRLPFRWERIQPKLNTELNAAELGRLMTTLDHARKHNVQVILDMHNYYRYYGKLIASNDVPISTFADSWRRIAQKVANHPAVYGYGLMNEPHSTNGKWPEAALAASKAIREIDRTRWIYVAGDRWSSAYHWPSYNTRLVNDPWMRDPKNNLVYEAHLYLDHDFSGSYANRNAVYDPMTGVNRAKPFVEWLRKHGLRGFIGEHGAPDYSPSAIVATDNLLKYLGDNCIPSTYWAAGPWWGEYALSLDVKSGKPRPQLPMLRKHTGNTSCTSIGPF; encoded by the coding sequence ATGTCCCTCAACGCATTATCAGGCTCTCGAAAGAGCCTGCTCGGCGCTATCACCCTGAGCGCATTGTTCGGGTTCGCCAGCCTCGCCCCGATGAGTACGACCGCAGCAGCCGCTCAAACGGCAGCAAGTACGCAGCACGCGGCTCAGCTCAATAACTTCACCAGCAACGACTGGAACAAGGGTACCTGGCGCGCCTCGCCTGGGGTGTCCATCCCCGCTACTGCGGCAAACAAGGCAGCGTTCAAGAAAGACGGCAAGATCCGGCTGGGCGACGGGCAAATTCGCACCATCAAGGCCATCTATTTTTCCGGCGCGCACATGAGCCTCATGCTCGACGGTGCACAGCTCAACGCCAACAGCGTAGGGCATCCGAAGAGCGTCACTGCGCTGGCTTCCGCAGCTACGCCAGCCCCGAGCCAGCCGGCACCCGCTCCGACACCGGGCAATAACAATGGCGCCCATAGCAGCGCCATCAACGACTACACCAACAACGACTGGATCAAGGGCGTGTGGCGCAAGTCCGCCGGTTTCTCGCTGCCCACCACAGCAGCCAACCGCGACGTGTTCAAGCCCGGCGCCTCGGTCCGCCTGGCCGACGGCCAGGTTCGCACCGTCACGGCGATCTATATCTCCGGCAACAACATGAGCGTGATGCTCAACGGTGCCACCATCGGCGCCAACCTGGGCCATCCCAACAAGCTGTTTGCCGCCACCGCTACTACGCAGCCGAGCACGCCAACCACTCCAAGCACACCGGCACCGGCACCTGCGCCAACCAAGCCAGCGCCTACTCCTACGCCCGCTCCTAATCCGACACCTACTCCTGCACCTGTAGCGGATTCGGGCCAGACGGTTACCCTGAACGCCTTTAACGGCAAGGACTTCACCGGTGGTATCTACCTCACCTCACCGGGCTTTTCCGTCAAGGACACTCCGGCCAACCAGGCCGCCTTCCACAAGGGCGCTAAAGTCAGGTTCGCTGACGGCCAGATTCGTACCGTAAAAGTCGTATACCGCTCCGGCGGTAACATGACGGTTCTGGTAGACGGCGGCGCCATTGACGGCAAGGCCGTGGGCTACCCGCGCACCATTTCGGTGAGCAGCACCGGCTTCAGCCAGCCGCGTCCCGGTAACGGCTCGCCTTCGCAGGGCGGCTCCACGGGAGGCACCCCGATCAATCTGGTGGGCGTCAATCTTGCGGGTGCCGAATTCAGCGCCGGCAACAGCGCCAGCGACAGCCTGCCCGGGCGCTACCTGATCCATTACATCTATCCGGGCGAAGCCGACTTCAAGCGTTATGCCGACCTGGGCATGAAGCTGGTTCGCCTGCCCTTCCGTTGGGAGCGCATCCAGCCCAAGCTGAACACCGAGTTGAACGCAGCTGAGCTGGGCCGGCTGATGACCACCCTGGATCATGCGCGCAAGCACAACGTCCAGGTGATACTGGATATGCACAACTACTACCGCTACTACGGCAAGCTGATCGCTTCGAACGATGTCCCGATCAGCACCTTTGCCGACAGCTGGCGGCGTATCGCCCAGAAGGTAGCCAACCACCCTGCAGTTTACGGCTACGGCCTGATGAACGAACCGCACTCCACCAACGGCAAATGGCCCGAGGCGGCACTGGCTGCATCCAAGGCCATCCGCGAGATCGATCGCACACGCTGGATTTATGTCGCCGGGGATCGCTGGTCGAGCGCCTATCACTGGCCTTCGTACAACACCCGCCTGGTCAATGATCCCTGGATGCGCGACCCGAAGAACAACCTGGTGTATGAGGCACACCTGTATCTGGATCACGACTTCTCCGGTAGCTACGCCAACCGCAACGCCGTTTACGACCCGATGACAGGTGTCAACCGCGCCAAGCCCTTTGTCGAATGGCTACGCAAGCACGGGCTGCGGGGCTTTATCGGCGAGCACGGCGCACCGGACTATTCACCGTCGGCAATCGTCGCCACCGACAACCTGCTGAAGTACCTGGGCGATAACTGCATCCCCAGTACCTACTGGGCAGCAGGCCCCTGGTGGGGCGAGTACGCACTGTCGCTGGATGTAAAAAGCGGCAAGCCACGCCCGCAGCTGCCAATGCTGCGCAAGCACACGGGCAACACTTCCTGCACCAGCATCGGGCCGTTCTAG
- a CDS encoding DEAD/DEAH box helicase, producing MFDQFALHERLLKAVAELKFVEPTPVQAAAIPPALEGRDLRVTAQTGSGKTAAFVLPMLNRLIGDAVVRTDVRALILLPTRELAQQTLKEVERFSQFTFIKSAIITGGEDFKVQAAIMRKVPDILIGTPGRMIEHLNAGNLILKDVELLILDEADRMLDMGFADDVQRLVNECDKRQQTLLFSATSGGAALREMTASVLRDPLHLQLNRVSELNEGTRQQIITAESIEHKEKLVHWLLANETYKKAVVFTNTRAQADRLYGRLVAEGVKAYVLHGEKDQKDRKLAIDRVKEGGMKVLVATDVAARGLDIEGLDLVINFDMPRSGDEYVHRIGRTGRAGADGLAISLICHNDWNLMSSIERYLKQRFEHRVIKGLKGSYMGPKNLKASGKAAGTKKKKEDKKKAGDKKAKSSKPTAKRPRNAKREAPASQVVSSDGMAPLKRKKPDAQ from the coding sequence TTGTTTGACCAATTCGCCCTGCACGAACGCCTGCTCAAGGCAGTCGCCGAACTCAAATTCGTCGAGCCGACCCCGGTGCAGGCTGCGGCCATTCCTCCTGCGCTCGAGGGGCGCGACCTGCGGGTGACCGCGCAGACCGGCAGCGGCAAGACCGCGGCTTTCGTACTGCCAATGCTCAACCGTCTGATTGGCGATGCCGTGGTGCGCACCGATGTTCGTGCGCTGATCCTGCTGCCGACCCGTGAATTGGCCCAGCAGACGCTCAAGGAGGTCGAGCGTTTTTCGCAGTTCACCTTTATCAAGTCGGCGATCATCACCGGCGGTGAGGACTTCAAGGTCCAGGCAGCAATCATGCGCAAGGTGCCGGACATCCTGATCGGCACGCCGGGGCGAATGATCGAACACCTCAATGCCGGCAACCTGATCCTCAAGGATGTCGAGCTGCTGATCCTCGATGAAGCCGACCGCATGCTCGACATGGGCTTTGCCGATGACGTGCAGCGCCTGGTGAACGAGTGCGACAAGCGCCAGCAGACCCTGCTGTTCTCCGCTACCAGCGGTGGCGCCGCTTTGCGCGAGATGACCGCCAGCGTATTGCGCGATCCGCTGCACCTGCAGCTCAATCGCGTCAGCGAGCTGAACGAGGGTACCCGGCAGCAGATCATCACCGCTGAGAGCATCGAACATAAAGAGAAGCTGGTGCACTGGCTGCTGGCCAACGAGACCTACAAGAAAGCGGTGGTTTTCACCAACACCCGCGCCCAGGCCGATCGCCTCTACGGGCGGCTCGTGGCCGAAGGTGTGAAGGCCTACGTGCTGCATGGTGAAAAGGATCAGAAGGACCGCAAGCTGGCCATCGACCGCGTCAAGGAAGGCGGGATGAAGGTGCTGGTGGCCACCGACGTGGCCGCGCGCGGATTGGATATCGAAGGGCTGGATCTGGTGATCAACTTCGACATGCCGCGCTCCGGCGACGAATACGTGCACCGTATCGGTCGCACCGGCCGTGCCGGCGCCGACGGGCTGGCGATCTCGCTGATCTGCCACAACGACTGGAACCTGATGTCGAGCATCGAACGCTACCTCAAGCAGCGCTTCGAACATCGCGTGATCAAGGGGCTGAAGGGCAGCTACATGGGCCCGAAGAACCTCAAGGCGTCGGGAAAGGCCGCCGGTACCAAGAAGAAAAAGGAAGACAAGAAAAAGGCCGGGGACAAAAAAGCCAAATCGTCCAAGCCGACCGCCAAACGGCCGAGAAATGCCAAGCGCGAAGCGCCGGCTTCGCAGGTAGTCAGCAGCGACGGCATGGCGCCGTTGAAGCGCAAGAAGCCCGACGCTCAATAA
- a CDS encoding LysR family transcriptional regulator — protein sequence MKAPRVTLDQWRTLQAVIDHGGFAQAAEVLHRSQSSVSYTVARMQEQLGIPLLRIDGRKAVLTEAGEVLLRRSRQLVSQASQLEDLAHHMEQGWEAEVRLVVDAAYPNAPLLRALKEFMPCSRGCRVRLREEVLSGVEEVLKDGTADLAITALEINGYLGTELSTVEFIAVAHAEHPLHQMQRKLSVQDLQGQMQVVVRDSGQRQPRDAGWLGAEQRWTVGSLATSVAFVSSGLGFAWLPRHMIMRELADGLLVPLPLIQGSTRRPFFSLYTNPDKPLGPATQILIELIKTYDAQSQSAPDRLNLVSKPTRTTP from the coding sequence ATGAAAGCGCCTCGTGTAACCCTCGATCAGTGGCGAACCCTGCAGGCAGTGATCGACCACGGGGGCTTCGCCCAGGCCGCCGAAGTCCTGCATCGCTCGCAATCCTCGGTCAGCTACACCGTCGCGCGCATGCAGGAGCAGCTCGGCATTCCGCTGTTGCGCATCGACGGACGCAAGGCGGTACTCACCGAAGCCGGCGAGGTGCTGTTGCGCCGCTCCCGGCAATTGGTCAGCCAGGCCAGTCAGCTGGAGGATCTGGCCCATCACATGGAACAGGGTTGGGAGGCCGAGGTACGCCTGGTGGTAGATGCCGCCTACCCCAACGCTCCGCTGCTTCGAGCACTGAAGGAATTCATGCCTTGCAGCCGCGGCTGTCGGGTGCGACTGCGCGAGGAAGTGCTTTCGGGCGTTGAGGAGGTACTCAAGGATGGCACCGCAGACCTGGCCATCACTGCACTGGAGATCAACGGCTACCTTGGTACTGAACTGAGCACCGTCGAGTTCATTGCCGTGGCCCATGCGGAGCACCCTTTACACCAGATGCAGCGCAAGCTCAGCGTGCAGGATCTGCAGGGTCAGATGCAGGTAGTGGTGCGCGACTCCGGACAGCGTCAACCTCGTGACGCAGGCTGGCTGGGGGCCGAGCAGCGCTGGACCGTCGGCAGCCTGGCCACTTCGGTGGCCTTCGTCAGCAGCGGGCTGGGCTTCGCCTGGCTGCCGCGGCACATGATCATGCGCGAACTCGCGGACGGCCTGCTGGTACCGCTGCCCTTGATCCAGGGCAGCACCCGGCGCCCGTTTTTCTCCCTGTACACCAACCCCGACAAACCGCTCGGGCCGGCGACGCAGATTCTCATCGAGCTGATCAAGACGTACGATGCGCAATCACAATCTGCGCCGGACCGCCTGAACTTGGTTTCCAAACCCACTAGGACTACACCATGA
- a CDS encoding peptidylprolyl isomerase — protein MKRLVLAACSLLLAGNLLAADNPHVLLNTSMGEIEIELEAEKAPISVKNFLEYVESGFYDGTVFHRVIPGFMIQGGGFNDGLGQKPTREPIKNEADNGLHNVRGTLAMARTQNINSATSQFFINHRDNDFLDHGSRDFGYAVFGKVVRGMEVVDQIAQVPTGNRSMMQNVPLTPVKIISAKKL, from the coding sequence ATGAAACGACTCGTACTTGCCGCCTGCTCATTGCTGCTCGCCGGAAATCTGCTCGCCGCGGATAACCCGCACGTATTGCTGAACACCAGCATGGGCGAAATTGAAATCGAGCTGGAGGCTGAAAAAGCGCCAATCAGCGTGAAGAACTTCCTTGAGTATGTAGAAAGCGGCTTCTACGACGGCACGGTATTCCACCGCGTGATTCCTGGTTTCATGATCCAGGGCGGCGGTTTCAACGACGGCCTGGGCCAGAAGCCCACCCGCGAGCCGATCAAGAACGAGGCCGACAATGGCCTGCACAACGTTCGCGGCACCCTGGCCATGGCCCGTACGCAGAACATCAATTCCGCCACCAGCCAGTTCTTCATCAACCACCGTGACAACGACTTCCTCGATCACGGTAGCCGTGACTTCGGCTATGCGGTATTCGGCAAGGTCGTACGCGGCATGGAGGTGGTCGACCAGATCGCCCAGGTGCCGACCGGTAATCGCAGCATGATGCAGAACGTGCCCCTGACACCGGTGAAGATCATCTCCGCGAAGAAGCTGTAA
- a CDS encoding DUF6306 domain-containing protein codes for MTEQNYLNTPEGEAKLLQDLLSAERAGARVASESLQQCDDPKMQALLEQIRQGEVESCKLVLNCLKHLGIEPNRETGAFYGKAMAIESLEERLPFVDKGQQWVIRKLREYLPGCEDELIRGELEKMLHIHEVNSKAA; via the coding sequence ATGACTGAACAGAATTACCTGAACACTCCCGAAGGCGAGGCAAAGCTGCTCCAGGACCTGCTCAGCGCCGAGCGCGCCGGCGCCCGGGTTGCCAGTGAAAGCCTGCAGCAATGCGACGATCCGAAAATGCAGGCCTTGCTGGAGCAGATTCGCCAGGGCGAAGTCGAAAGCTGCAAGCTGGTGCTCAATTGCCTCAAGCATCTGGGCATCGAACCGAACCGGGAAACCGGCGCCTTCTACGGCAAGGCGATGGCCATCGAGTCGTTGGAAGAACGCCTGCCCTTTGTCGACAAGGGCCAGCAATGGGTTATCCGCAAACTGCGCGAATACCTGCCCGGCTGCGAAGATGAGCTGATTCGCGGCGAGCTGGAAAAGATGCTGCACATCCACGAAGTGAACAGCAAGGCGGCCTGA
- a CDS encoding spinster family MFS transporter, producing the protein MQQSSQAANAWRVLFLLFLANLFNFFDRTIPAIINEPLRLEWDLSDFQLGLIGTAFTLVYAIAGLPLGRMADTGSRRKIMGWGLTAWSGLTAVNGLAWNFWSFLLVRMGVGIGEASYAPAANSLIGDLFPAHKRSRAMGIFMLGLPFGLLLAFFTIGWMVQLFDSWRAPFFIAAVPGLILAVFIFMIKEPGRGAAEAVRVSQEPVRNPIRKVLAIRTFWWLVLAGLAFNFATYACNAFMVPMLMRYFAVPLVDASLATGVIVGVTGLFGLTLGGWVADRIHARFERGRLLFATASMLVATLCTGYALFAGQIAVGLFIAVFSIGWLFAYNFYTCVYTAIQDVVEPRLRATAMALFFAGLYLLGGGLGTVVVGLLSDHFAQAAMIAAGASQMSEPFRAVGLHDAMYLIPATLLLTMIFLFCASRTFANDAKRMTAGMAQGAE; encoded by the coding sequence ATGCAGCAATCCTCCCAAGCCGCGAACGCCTGGCGCGTGTTGTTCCTGCTGTTCCTGGCGAACCTGTTCAATTTCTTCGACCGCACCATTCCCGCGATCATCAACGAGCCGCTGCGTCTGGAATGGGATCTCAGTGACTTCCAGCTGGGCCTGATCGGCACGGCCTTCACCCTCGTCTATGCCATTGCCGGCCTGCCGCTGGGGCGCATGGCCGACACCGGTTCGCGGCGCAAGATCATGGGTTGGGGGCTCACGGCGTGGAGTGGACTGACCGCGGTGAACGGTCTGGCGTGGAACTTCTGGAGCTTTCTGCTGGTGCGCATGGGCGTCGGTATCGGCGAAGCCAGCTACGCACCGGCTGCCAACTCGCTGATCGGCGACCTGTTTCCGGCACACAAGCGCTCCCGGGCGATGGGCATCTTTATGCTCGGTCTGCCGTTCGGTTTGCTGCTGGCCTTCTTTACCATCGGCTGGATGGTGCAGCTGTTCGATAGCTGGCGTGCACCTTTCTTCATCGCAGCGGTGCCGGGGCTGATCCTGGCGGTATTCATTTTCATGATCAAGGAGCCGGGACGGGGCGCGGCAGAAGCGGTGCGCGTCTCCCAGGAACCGGTCAGGAACCCGATACGCAAGGTGCTGGCGATACGCACCTTCTGGTGGCTGGTGCTGGCCGGCCTGGCGTTCAACTTTGCCACCTATGCCTGCAACGCCTTCATGGTGCCGATGCTGATGCGCTATTTCGCCGTGCCGCTGGTGGATGCCTCATTGGCGACCGGGGTTATCGTCGGCGTGACAGGCCTGTTCGGGCTGACTCTGGGCGGCTGGGTAGCCGACCGCATCCATGCCCGTTTCGAGCGCGGTCGCCTGCTGTTCGCCACGGCCAGCATGCTGGTGGCCACCTTGTGTACCGGCTATGCGTTGTTTGCCGGGCAGATCGCAGTGGGCCTGTTCATCGCGGTGTTCAGTATCGGTTGGCTGTTTGCCTACAACTTCTACACCTGCGTTTACACCGCGATTCAGGATGTGGTCGAGCCGCGTTTGCGGGCTACTGCCATGGCCCTGTTCTTCGCCGGTCTCTACCTGCTCGGCGGTGGTTTGGGCACTGTGGTGGTTGGGCTGCTTTCGGACCACTTTGCCCAGGCGGCAATGATAGCTGCCGGGGCCAGCCAGATGAGCGAGCCGTTCCGGGCTGTGGGTCTGCATGACGCCATGTACCTGATCCCGGCCACGCTGTTGCTTACGATGATATTTCTGTTTTGCGCGTCGCGTACCTTTGCGAACGACGCCAAACGAATGACTGCTGGCATGGCGCAGGGCGCCGAATAG
- a CDS encoding hydroxypyruvate isomerase family protein — protein MKIAANLSMLFGELPLSERVLAAKVAGFDGIEIQFPYELPAIRLKELLERAGLPLVLINLPAGDLMQGGAGLAAVPERQQEFDEALQQALTYAAMTRPQWVNVLPGRLAEGVSRKQALDTLADNLCKSAEAFAQLGIGVLCEAINPLDMPGFLVNTPEHLHALLQRVDHPNCKAQLDLYHMARQQLDIEAGIRLLGERIGHVQFADCPGRGAPGTGELVFAPLLKALEAVGYTGWLAAEYRPGEQSTEASLGWLEQWRLAPTDS, from the coding sequence ATGAAGATTGCCGCCAACCTTTCCATGCTGTTCGGTGAGCTGCCTCTGTCCGAACGTGTGCTTGCCGCCAAGGTGGCCGGTTTCGATGGCATCGAGATTCAGTTTCCCTACGAGCTGCCGGCCATTCGCCTGAAGGAATTGCTTGAGCGTGCCGGTCTGCCGCTGGTGCTGATCAACCTGCCGGCCGGCGACCTGATGCAGGGCGGCGCCGGCCTGGCGGCGGTGCCGGAGCGCCAGCAGGAATTCGATGAAGCTCTGCAGCAGGCACTGACCTACGCGGCCATGACCCGGCCGCAGTGGGTAAACGTATTGCCGGGCCGGTTGGCCGAAGGCGTCAGCCGCAAGCAGGCGCTGGACACTCTGGCCGACAACCTGTGCAAGAGTGCCGAGGCCTTCGCCCAGCTGGGTATCGGTGTGCTTTGCGAGGCCATCAATCCGCTGGATATGCCGGGTTTTCTCGTCAACACGCCTGAGCATCTGCATGCCCTGCTGCAGCGGGTCGACCACCCCAACTGCAAGGCCCAGCTGGATCTGTATCACATGGCGCGGCAACAGCTGGATATCGAGGCGGGTATCCGTCTGCTGGGTGAGCGTATTGGTCATGTGCAGTTTGCCGACTGCCCCGGACGTGGCGCCCCAGGCACCGGCGAGCTTGTTTTTGCGCCGTTGCTCAAAGCCTTGGAAGCGGTGGGTTACACGGGCTGGCTGGCTGCCGAGTACCGCCCGGGTGAGCAGAGCACCGAGGCGAGCCTGGGCTGGCTGGAGCAGTGGCGACTGGCCCCGACGGACAGCTGA
- a CDS encoding NAD(P)-dependent oxidoreductase, whose translation MSDLPSIAFAGIGLMGLRMCRRLLAAGYPLTVWNRSPDKCAPLVEAGVRQANSPAELCAAADIVLLCLADTAVVREVVFGPGGIVEGARQGQLLVDHSSLEPAATRSMAADLEARCGMRWIDAPVSGGTAGAEAGSLAIMAGGNSEDIERVRPVLMNLGQRLTRMGEVGTGQVTKACNQMIVACNALVIAEVVALAERSGVDASLIAPALAGGFADSKPLQILAPQMAASEFEPIKWHVRTLLKDLDTAVQLSREEGSATPMTGLAAQLMRLHGSQGHLEQDPATLVKMFREQSR comes from the coding sequence ATGTCTGACCTGCCTTCCATTGCCTTTGCCGGTATCGGCCTTATGGGCCTGCGTATGTGCCGCCGGCTGTTGGCTGCCGGTTATCCCCTGACGGTCTGGAACCGCTCGCCGGACAAGTGTGCGCCTCTTGTCGAGGCCGGTGTGCGGCAGGCAAACAGCCCTGCCGAACTCTGCGCCGCGGCCGATATCGTGCTGCTCTGCCTGGCCGATACCGCCGTGGTGCGGGAAGTGGTGTTCGGCCCCGGCGGCATCGTCGAAGGTGCCCGGCAAGGGCAGCTCTTGGTGGATCACTCGAGCCTGGAGCCCGCCGCCACTCGTTCGATGGCCGCTGACCTGGAGGCGCGCTGCGGCATGCGCTGGATCGACGCGCCGGTTTCCGGTGGCACCGCGGGAGCCGAAGCAGGCAGCCTAGCGATCATGGCGGGCGGCAACTCCGAAGATATCGAGCGTGTTCGCCCTGTGCTGATGAATCTGGGCCAGCGGCTGACGCGCATGGGCGAGGTCGGTACCGGTCAGGTGACCAAGGCCTGCAATCAGATGATCGTCGCCTGCAATGCGCTGGTGATTGCCGAAGTGGTGGCGCTGGCCGAGCGCTCGGGAGTCGACGCCAGCCTGATCGCGCCAGCCCTGGCGGGTGGCTTTGCCGACTCGAAACCGCTGCAGATTCTTGCTCCGCAGATGGCAGCCAGCGAGTTCGAGCCCATCAAGTGGCACGTGCGTACCCTGCTCAAGGATCTGGACACCGCCGTGCAACTGTCCCGCGAAGAAGGCAGCGCCACGCCCATGACCGGCCTGGCGGCGCAACTGATGCGCCTGCACGGTAGCCAGGGGCATCTCGAACAGGACCCGGCCACGCTGGTAAAGATGTTCCGGGAGCAAAGTCGATGA
- a CDS encoding protealysin inhibitor emfourin — protein MKQLPRLGDDTTLRLSRQGGVAAIQALSRPREIEFSQCDEHQRGQICSLLEGCLPLTSRTSGRGDQRYYQIELRYRQHEQDDEMILRIPEEQAPEELVRLWDKGEVP, from the coding sequence ATCAAGCAGTTGCCGAGGCTGGGTGACGATACCACCCTGAGGCTTTCGCGGCAGGGAGGTGTGGCTGCGATTCAGGCGCTCAGTCGTCCGCGCGAGATTGAGTTTTCGCAGTGCGACGAGCATCAACGCGGGCAGATCTGTTCGCTGCTGGAAGGGTGCCTGCCGCTGACAAGTCGCACCAGCGGGCGCGGCGATCAGCGTTATTACCAGATCGAGTTGCGCTATCGGCAACACGAGCAGGATGACGAGATGATCTTGCGCATACCCGAAGAGCAGGCGCCCGAGGAGCTGGTGCGGCTGTGGGACAAGGGCGAGGTGCCTTGA
- a CDS encoding M4 family metallopeptidase, translated as MSAVLPRGFIPPYILDRIIRNGSQHQRQCALSTLAHVEQLLPNPGPPRRQEENTLLPGRGQPGQPLRSIHDAQHLMQLPGVVVRAEGQPATGDAAVDEAYDALGATYEFFWEAFGRDSIDNQGFALMGTVHYGDGYENAFWNGAQMVFGDGDGEIFQRFTRSLDVVAHELAHGVTESEAGLVYFNQPGALNESLSDVFGVLTRQFALKQTADQADWLIGAELLTDKVSGIALRSMANPGSAYDDPVLGKDPQPGHMRDFIVTRDDNGGVHLNSGIPNHAFYRAAMALGGFAWEKAGRIWYETLCDRRLANDADFKGFASLTMDTAERLFGAASDEWTAVKQAWTDVGVEPG; from the coding sequence ATGTCCGCAGTACTGCCGCGCGGGTTTATTCCGCCTTACATTCTTGATCGAATTATTCGCAACGGCTCGCAGCACCAGCGCCAGTGCGCCCTGAGCACGCTGGCTCATGTGGAGCAGCTATTGCCCAATCCCGGCCCGCCGCGCCGGCAGGAGGAAAACACGCTGCTGCCGGGCCGGGGGCAGCCCGGCCAGCCACTGCGTAGCATTCACGATGCACAGCACCTGATGCAGCTGCCGGGCGTGGTGGTCCGAGCCGAGGGCCAGCCCGCCACTGGCGATGCCGCGGTGGATGAAGCCTACGATGCGCTGGGTGCAACCTATGAGTTCTTTTGGGAAGCGTTCGGGCGAGACTCGATCGACAATCAGGGCTTTGCCCTGATGGGGACGGTCCACTACGGCGATGGTTATGAAAACGCCTTCTGGAACGGCGCGCAGATGGTCTTCGGTGACGGTGATGGCGAGATCTTCCAGCGCTTCACCCGATCGCTGGATGTGGTCGCCCATGAGCTGGCCCATGGGGTCACGGAAAGCGAGGCCGGCCTGGTGTATTTCAATCAGCCGGGCGCGCTGAACGAGTCGCTATCGGATGTGTTCGGCGTCCTTACCCGGCAGTTCGCGCTCAAGCAGACGGCGGACCAGGCAGACTGGCTGATCGGCGCCGAGCTCTTGACCGATAAGGTGAGCGGGATTGCGCTGCGCTCGATGGCCAATCCCGGCAGCGCCTATGACGATCCGGTGCTGGGCAAGGACCCGCAGCCTGGGCATATGCGCGACTTTATCGTTACCCGCGATGACAACGGCGGGGTGCACCTGAATTCGGGGATTCCCAACCATGCGTTTTACCGCGCGGCAATGGCGCTGGGTGGGTTCGCCTGGGAGAAGGCCGGGCGCATCTGGTATGAGACCCTGTGTGACCGACGCCTGGCTAACGATGCCGATTTCAAAGGCTTTGCCAGCCTGACTATGGACACTGCCGAGCGCCTGTTTGGCGCTGCCAGTGACGAATGGACGGCAGTTAAACAGGCCTGGACAGACGTGGGTGTCGAGCCAGGCTGA
- a CDS encoding putative selenate ABC transporter substrate-binding protein: MIKRTLAAVVGLAVSFSIATSHAAETLRVSAIPDEAPTELIRKFEPLGKYLEQELGMPVKFTPVSDYAAVVESLAADRLDLAWLGGFTFVQARLKTGDAIPLVQREQDEQFTSKFISADPEVKTLEDLKGKTFAFGSVSSTSGSLMPRYFMLKDGINPEQFFKRIAYSGAHDATVAWVEAGKADAGVLNASVWDKLVAAGKVNTDKVRVISTTPPYYDYNWTVRGSLDPELTEKIKAAFLALDPANPEHKAILDLQAASRFIETKPENYEGIEEAARAAGLLK, translated from the coding sequence ATGATCAAGCGCACCTTGGCAGCCGTTGTCGGCCTTGCCGTTTCCTTCTCTATTGCCACTTCCCACGCCGCCGAAACACTGCGGGTGTCTGCTATCCCAGATGAAGCGCCGACCGAACTGATCCGCAAGTTCGAGCCGCTGGGCAAATACCTGGAGCAGGAACTGGGCATGCCGGTGAAATTCACACCGGTTTCCGATTACGCTGCCGTGGTCGAGTCCCTGGCTGCCGACCGCCTTGACCTGGCCTGGCTGGGTGGTTTCACCTTCGTCCAGGCCCGTCTGAAAACCGGCGACGCCATTCCGCTGGTGCAGCGCGAGCAGGACGAGCAGTTCACCAGCAAGTTCATCAGCGCCGATCCCGAGGTGAAGACCCTGGAGGATCTGAAGGGCAAGACCTTCGCCTTCGGCTCCGTGTCCTCCACCTCCGGCAGCCTGATGCCGCGTTACTTCATGCTCAAGGACGGCATCAATCCCGAGCAGTTCTTCAAGCGCATCGCCTATTCCGGCGCGCATGACGCCACCGTCGCCTGGGTCGAGGCCGGCAAGGCCGACGCCGGCGTGCTCAACGCCTCTGTTTGGGACAAGCTGGTCGCAGCTGGCAAGGTCAATACCGACAAGGTTCGGGTGATTTCCACCACCCCGCCCTACTACGACTACAACTGGACCGTGCGCGGCAGCCTCGACCCGGAGCTGACCGAGAAGATCAAGGCCGCCTTCCTCGCCCTTGACCCCGCCAACCCCGAGCACAAGGCGATCCTCGACCTGCAGGCCGCCAGCCGCTTCATCGAGACCAAGCCTGAGAACTATGAAGGCATCGAAGAAGCCGCTCGCGCAGCCGGCCTGCTGAAGTGA